One segment of Ficedula albicollis isolate OC2 chromosome 2, FicAlb1.5, whole genome shotgun sequence DNA contains the following:
- the DSEL gene encoding dermatan-sulfate epimerase-like protein yields the protein MALMFMGHTLFLALMVFDVFTFEESVSNYSDWVTFIENVDQYEKQQLEGLSAEQQLKRTVLHPSLYFDARDVQALRQKARTSHLHLFRAIRSAVMVMLSNPLYYLPPPKHIDFAAKWNEIYGNNLPPLAFYCLLCPEDKAAFDFALEYMDRMAGYKNWLVENAPGDEVPLGHSLTGFATAFDFLYNSLENERRQKYLEKIRSVSEEMYEYSKVRSWGKQLLHNHQATNMLALLIGALVAGVDKGSQANIWKHTVVDVMEKTMFLLNHIVDGSLDEGVAYGSYTAKSVTQYVFLAQRHFGINNLENNWLKMHFWFYYATLLPGFQRTVGVADSNYNWFYGPESQLVFLDKFIMKNGAGNWLAQQIRKHRPKDGPMVPSTAQRWSTLHTEFIWYAAEITPQPPPDYGTAKMHVFPNWGVVTYGAGLPNSQTNTFVSFKSGKLGGRAVYDIVHFQPYRWIDGWRSFNPGHEHPDQNSFTFAPNGQVFVSEALYGPKLSHLNNVLVFAPSPTSQCNQPWEGQLGECTQWLKWIGDEVGDSTGEIITASQAGDMMFVSGEAVSAYTSAMKLKSVYRVLLLLNSQTLLVVDHIEKEEDSPVNSVSAFFHNLDIDFKYIPYKFKNKYNGAMMDVWDAHYKMFWFDHRGSSPVARIQEAEQAAEFKKRWTQFVNVTFPMKNTLTRIVYLFYGPYVNVSNCRLMDNAKSGFQISLSVNNTENTISVVTEYQNLKARFDYLGFGGFAKVVHENKVTKFGLGTESVKKDMKNNRVVFPFGFKVNIIAGLILGVSLVILAFQWRFYISFGKMLRWILILVVTLWLIELVDVWSMCTQPICAKWSSDMTRPERDKGNKAKQLEENPVVFPDVIITSLPASGAEILKQLFYNTSDFLYIRIPTPYLEIPETEFEIDSFVDPCEWKVSDVQNGNFRLMQGWLQSLVRDTKLHLQNIDLYEASRNKIAQHAALSKEKKKRSKKRESLSEQKSRARGSQEKDAEYIRELRRHLIYYPNARPVLSLSSGSWTLKLPFFQEILGPSMRALYVVRDPRAWVYSMLYKNKPSLYSLKNIPQRLAAMFKGENGKEKCRLNEGYAFEFESLRKEISNSNSNAISVLSYLWLANTAAAMRINRDLLPTNYQLVKFEDIVSFPQKTAETIFAFLGMPLPPASLNQILFATSTSLFYLPYEGEISPSSIHAWKQNMPHEEIRQIEDICCSLMDHLGYPKFVK from the coding sequence ATGGCTCTGATGTTCATGGGGCATACTCTGTTTCTAGCATTAATGGTGTTTGATGTCTTCACTTTTGAAGAATCTGTAAGCAATTACTCTGATTGGGTGACTTTTATAGAAAATGTAGATCAATATGAAAAACAGCAACTTGAAGGCCTTAGTGCTGAGCAGCAACTGAAAAGAACAGTTCTTCATCCAAGCTTGTATTTCGACGCTCGAGATGTTCAGGCACTGAGGCAGAAGGCTCGTACAAGCCATTTGCATCTCTTCAGAGCCATCAGAAGTGCCGTGATGGTTATGCTGTCCAACCCTTTATACTACCTACCTCCACCCAAGCACATTGATTTTGCAGCCAAGTGGAATGAGATTTATGGTAATAACCTGCCACCTCTAGCATTCTACTGTTTGCTGTGCCCCGAGGATAAAGCTGCATTTGATTTTGCCCTGGAATATATGGATAGAATGGCTGGTTACAAAAACTGGTTGGTTGAGAATGCACCTGGAGATGAAGTGCCACTTGGTCACTCTCTAACAGGATTTGCCACTGCTTTTGACTTCTTGTATAATTCACTGGAAAATGAGAGAAGGCAGAAATACCTGGAGAAGATACGGTCTGTAAGTGAGGAAATGTATGAGTACTCCAAGGTTCGTTCCTGGGGAAAGCAGCTTCTCCATAATCACCAAGCAACCAATATGCTTGCTTTGCTTATTGGGGCTTTAGTTGCCGGAGTGGACAAAGGATCTCAGGCAAATATTTGGAAACACACTGTTGTTGATGTGATGGAGAAAACAATGTTTCTCCTCAATCATATTGTAGATGGGTCTCTGGATGAGGGAGTAGCTTATGGGAGTTACACTGCCAAGTCGGTCACCCAGTATGTTTTCCTGGCCCAGCGCCACTTTGGTATTAACAACTTGGAGAATAACTGGCTGAAAATGCACTTTTGGTTTTACTATGCCACCCTATTGCCAGGCTTCCAGAGGACTGTGGGTGTTGCAGATTCTAATTACAACTGGTTTTATGGTCCTGAGAGTCAACTGGTTTTCTTGGATAAGTTCATAATGAAGAATGGAGCTGGTAACTGGCTGGCACAGCAAATCAGAAAACACAGACCCAAGGATGGGCCAATGGTGCCATCCACTGCACAGAGGTGGAGCACGTTGCATACTGAATTTATATGGTATGCTGCTGAAATCACTCCTCAGCCACCTCCTGACTATGGTACTGCTAAAATGCATGTGTTTCCTAACTGGGGAGTTGTTACTTATGGGGCTGGATTACCAAACAGTCAGACAAACACCTTTGTGTCCTTCAAGTCCGGGAAACTGGGTGGACGTGCTGTCTATGATATTGTTCACTTTCAACCCTATAGATGGATTGATGGGTGGAGAAGTTTCAATCCGGGGCATGAACATCCTGATCAGAACTCCTTCACTTTTGCTCCCAATGGACAGGTGTTTGTATCTGAGGCTCTTTACGGACCTAAACTCAGCCACCTGAACAATGTCTTGGTGTTTGCTCCATCTCCTACAAGCCAGTGCAACCAGCCTTGGGAAGGACAGCTTGGTGAGTGCACCCAGTGGCTGAAGTGGATTGGTGATGAGGTTGGAGACTCAACTGGAGAAATTATAACAGCCTCTCAAGCTGGTGACATGATGTTTGTGAGTGGTGAGGCAGTGTCGGCTTACACATCAGCAATGAAACTGAAAAGTGTGTATCGCGTTTTGCTGCTCTTAAATTCTCAGACATTGTTAGTAGTTGACCATATCGAGAAGGAGGAAGATTCTCCTGTTAATTCAGTCAGTGCCTTTTTTCATAATCTTGACATTGATTTTAAATACATACCCTATAAGTTTAAGAACAAGTACAATGGAGCTATGATGGATGTGTGGGATGCCCACTACAAGATGTTTTGGTTTGATCATCGTGGGAGTAGTCCTGTTGCTAGGATACAGGAGGCTGAACAAGCTGCTGAATTCAAAAAGCGATGGACTCAGTTTGTAAATGTTACCTTTCCAATGAAAAACACGCTTACAAGGATTGTTTACCTTTTCTATGGGCCGTATGTCAATGTTTCTAACTGTAGACTCATGGATAATGCAAAATCTGGATTTCAGATTTCTCTCAGTGTCAACAACACTGAAAATACCATCTCCGTTGTGACTGAGTATCAGAATTTAAAAGCAAGGTTTGATTACTTGGGATTTGGTGGTTTTGCTAAAGTAGTTCATGAAAATAAAGTGACCAAGTTTGGCCTCGGTACTGAATCTGTGaaaaaagatatgaaaaataatagGGTAGTTTTCCCATTTGGATTCAAAGTGAACATAATTGCAGGGCTAATTTTGGGTGTCAGTTTGGTCATACTGGCTTTTCAGTGGCGGTTTTACATATCCTTCGGTAAAATGTTGCGTTGGATCCTGATACTGGTTGTCACACTGTGGTTAATTGAATTGGTGGATGTGTGGAGCATGTGTACTCAACCCATCTGTGCAAAGTGGAGCAGTGACATGACAAGGCCAGAACGTGATAAAGGCAATAAAGCCAAACAATTAGAAGAAAACCCCGTTGTTTTCCCAGATGTTATCATTACTTCGCTTCCCGCTTCTGGtgcagaaattttaaaacagctgtTTTACAATACCAGTGACTTTTTATACATCAGGATACCTACACCCTATCTTGAAATTCCTGAGACTGAATTTGAAATTGACTCCTTTGTAGATCCATGCGAATGGAAGGTTTCTGATGTCCAGAATGGTAATTTTCGTCTTATGCAAGGGTGGCTCCAATCTCTAGTTCGAGACACGAAGTTGCATTTACAAAACATTGATTTATATGAAGctagcagaaataaaattgctcAGCATGCTGCactaagcaaagaaaaaaagaaaaggtccAAAAAGAGAGAATCCCTGTCAGAACAAAAAAGTAGGGCAAGAGGGAGTCAAGAAAAAGATGCTGAATATATTAGGGAACTGAGAAGACATCTCATCTATTATCCTAATGCACGACCTGTGCTTAGTTTaagcagtgggagctggacATTAAAGCTTCCCTTCTTTCAGGAAATCTTAGGACCATCTATGAGAGCATTATATGTAGTGAGGGACCCACGGGCATGGGTCTATTCAATGTTGTACAAAAATAAGCCAAGCCTTTactctttgaaaaatattccacAACGCTTGGCTGCAATGTTTAAAGGGGAGAATGGTAAAGAAAAATGTCGTTTAAATGAAGGCTATGCCTTTGAGTTTGAATCACTaaggaaagaaatttcaaattctAATTCAAATGCTATTTCTGTGTTGTCTTATTTATGGCtagcaaacacagcagcagcaatgagaATAAACAGGGACTTGCTGCCAACAAATTACCAGCTGGTCAAGTTTGAAGATATTGTGAGCTTTCCTCAGAAGACGGCTGAAAcaatttttgcctttcttggtatgcctcttcctcctgctaGCTTAAACCAAATATTATTTGCCACCTCCACCAGTCTTTTCTATCTTCCTTATGAAGGGGAAATTTCACCAAGTAGCATTCATGCCTGGAAACAAAACATGCCCCATGAAGAGATTAGACAAATTGAAGATATCTGTTGTTCACTGATGGACCACTTAGGATACCCAAAGtttgtaaaataa